A region of the Pristiophorus japonicus isolate sPriJap1 unplaced genomic scaffold, sPriJap1.hap1 HAP1_SCAFFOLD_797, whole genome shotgun sequence genome:
CTGGCTTTAAAAAGGGAACAGGAGTAAAGTGTGACTGACCCAGGGTAGGAACCCGACCAcctcccacccccctcacccaTTCCCCCTATCCCAGCCCCCTATCCCAGTCCTCTTTCCTCCTGCTAATTACTCGGGGTTTACCTGGGCCCTCTCTGGGTTTACGTGGgcccagaggggggggggggattcccacGATTTACGCGGAGGAGGAGATTCCCGGGGTTTAACAGGGGGGGGGAGGGCTCCCAGGGTTTATCCGGAGGGGGGGGCTCTCCCGAGGTTTATTCGGAAGGGGGGCTCTACCGGTGTTTATCCATGTCCGGAGGGGGAATTCCCGGGgtttatctgggggggggggggagattcccAGGATTTATCTGGGGGGGGGGATTCCCGGGGTTTATCTGGGGGGGGGGATTCCCGGGGTTTATCTGGGGGGGGGGGATTCCCGGGGTTTATCTGGGGGGGGGGGATTCCCGGGATTTATCTGGGGGGGGGATTCCCGGGGTTTATCTGGGGGGGGGGGATTCCCGGGgtttatctggggggggggggggattcccggggtttatctggggggggggggattcccggGATTTATCTGGGGGGGGGATTCCCGGGGTTTATCTGGGGGGGGGGGATTCCCGGGCTTTATCTGGGGGGGTGGATTTCCCGGGCATTATCTGGGGGGGGGAGATTCCCGGGGTTTATCTGGGGGGGGGGGATTTCCAGGGCATTatctggcgggggggggaagattcCTGGGGTTTATCTGGGGGGGAGGGGATTCCCGGGGTTTATCTGGAGGGGGGGATTCCCGGGgtttatctggggggggggggattcccggggtttatctggggggggggggattcccggGCTTTATCTGGGGGGGGGATTTCCCGGGCATTATCTGGGGGGGGGAGATTCCCGGGATttatctggggggtgggggggagattccCAGGGTTTATCTGGGGGGGGGGGATTCCCGGGCTTTATCTGGGGAGGGGGATTTCCCGGGCAttatctgggggggggggtgagattcCTGGGGTTTATCTGGGGGGGGGGGATTTCCCGGGGcttatcttgggggggggggggggattcccagGGTTTATCTGAGGGGGGGGTGGATTCCCGGGGTTTATCTGGGGGCGGGGGGATTTCCCGGGCTTTATCTGGGGGGGGGAAATTCCTGGGGTTTATCTGGGGGGGAGGGGATTTCCGGGGTttatctggggtggggggggattcccGGGGTTTATCTGGGGGGGGGGGATTCCCGGGGTTTATCTGGGGGGGGGGATTCCCGGGCTTTATCTGGGGGGGGGAGATTCCCGGGATttatctggggggtgggggggagattccCAGGgtttatctggggggggggggattcccggGCTTTATCTGGGGAGGGGGATTTCCCGGGCattatctgggggggggggggtgagattcCTGGGgtttatctggggggggggggatttcccGGGGcttatcttggggggggggggggggattcccagGGTTTATCTGAGGGGGGGGTGGATTCCCGGGgtttatctggggggggggggatttcccGGGCTTTATCTGGGGGGGGGAAATTCCTGGGGTTTATCTGGGGGGGAGGGGATTTCCGGGGTTTATCTGGGGATGGGGGATTCCCGGGCTGTATCCGGAGGGGGGATTCCAAGGGTttatctggggtggggggggagattcctggggtttatctggggggggaggggattcccGGGGTTTATCTGGGTGGGGAGGATTTCCCGGGGcttacctgggggggggggggattcccggGATTTATCCGGAGGGGGGATTCCCAGGGTTTAtctgaggtgggtggggtgggggggggagattcctggggtttATCTGGGGGGGAGGAGATTCCCGGGctttatctgggggggggggggagggggggggagattcctggggtttatctgggggggggggaggggattcccGGGGTttatctgcgggggggggggagattcctGAAGTTtatcttggtgggggggggggggggagattctcGGGGTTTATCAGGGTGGGCGGGGATTTCCCGGGGCTtatcttgcgggggggggggattccCGGGGTTTATCTCGGAGGGGGGATTCCCGGGATTTATCCGGAGGGGGGATTCCCAGGATTTAtctgaggggggaggtggggggcgagATTCCCGGGGTTTATCTGGGGGGGGAGAGATTCCTGGGGTTTATCTGGGGGTGAGGGGATTCCCGGGCTTtatctgggggggggaggggattcccAGGgtttctctggggggggggggagagattcctGGGGTTTATCTGGGGGGAGAGGGGATTCCCGGGGTTTatctgggggggggcggagattccTGGAGTTTATCTGGGGGCGGGGAGATTCCCGGGGTTTATCTGGGTGGGGGGGGATTTCCCGGGGTTTATCTGGGTGGGGGGGGATTTCCCGGGGCTtatcttgcgggggggggggggtttcccggggtttatctggggggggggggattccagGGATTTATCCGGAGGGGGGATTCCCAGGGTTTATCTGAagggggaagtggggaggggagaTTCCCGGGGTTTATCTGGCGGGGAGGGATTCCCGGGGTTTATCTGGGGGGGGGGATTCCCGGGGTTTATCTGGGGGAGGGATTCCCGGGGTTTATCTGGGGGGGGGGGATTCCCGGGGTTTATCTCGGGGTGGGGATTCCCGGGGTTTATCTGGCGGAGGGGATTCCCGGGGTTTATCTGGGCGGTGGGGGTTTCCCGGGGTTTATCTGGGGGGGGGGATTCCCATGGTTTAGCTGGGGGGGGGATTCCCGAGGTTTATCTGGGGGGGGTGGATTCCCGGGGTTTATCTGGGGGGGGGATTCCTGGGGTTTATCTGGGGGAGGGGATTCCCGGGGTTTATCTGGGGGGGGGGATTCCCGGGGTTTATCTTCGGGGGGGGGATTCCTGGGGTTTATCTGGGGGGGGGGGATTTCCGGGGGCTtatcttggggggggggagattccCAGGGTTTATCTGGGGGGGGGGGATTCCCGGGATTTATCCGGAGGGGGGATTCCCAGGGTTTATCTGGGGGGGGTGGATTCCCGGGGTTTATCTGGGGGGGTGGATTTCCCAGGCtttatctgggggtgggggggagattcctggggtttATCTGGGGGGGAGGGGATTCCCGGGGTTTATCTGGGGGTGGGGGATTCCCGGGCTGTATCCTGAGGGGGGATTCCCAGGGTttatctggggggggaggggattccTGGGgtttaactgggggggggggggagattcctGAGGTttatctgggggggggggaatccccgGGGTTTATCTGGGGGGGGGATTCCTGGGGTTTAtctgaggggggaggtgggggggggagattccCGGGGTTTATCTGGGGCGGGGGGATTCCCGGGGTTTATCTGGGGCGGGGGGATTCCCGGGGTTTATCTGGGGCGGGGGGATTACCGGGgtttatctggggggggggggagattcctTGGGTttatctggggggggaggggattcccggggtttatctggggggggggggattcctgGGGTttatctggggggggaggggattcccggggtttatctgggggggggggagattcccGGGGTTTATCTGGGGGAGGGGATTCCTGGGATTTATCTGGGGGGGGGGATTCCCGGGGTTTATCTGGGGGAGGGGGATTCCCGGGGTTTATCTGGGGAGAGGGGGATATCCCGGGTTTTATCTGGGGGGGGGGAGATTCCCGGggtttatgtgggggggggggattcccgGGGTTTATCTGGGGGAGGGGGATTCCCGGGGTTTATCTGGGGAGAGGGGGATATCCCGGGttttatctgggggggggggggagattcccggggtttatgtgggggggggggattcccgGGGTTTATCTTGGGGAGGGGATTCCTGGGGTTTATCCGGAGGGTGGATTCCCGGGctttatctggggggggggggagattcctggggtttATCTGGGGGGGAGGGGATTCCCGGGgtttaactggggggggggggattcccggGGTTTATCTTGGGGAGGGGATTCCTGAGGTTTATCTGGAGGGGGAATTTCCGGGGTTTATCTGGGGAGATTCCCAGGGTGGGAGGGGGGCTCCCGGGGTTTTACCTGGGCCCGGGTAGGTATTCTCCGTGTTTTGGTGCCCCGATTGCTGATGGCAGtgcttgtcttcttcactgcccccTTTGCTCACCCAGGATGCTCCAATCTCCCTCCCATGTGAGATCTGTTCCTTAAATGCTCCCTCCCACCCACTTTAATCATCTGCCCATTCCCTCAGTTTGGCCGTGTTGCCAATCCTGATCAGAAGCTCCTGTATTCATTTTAATCCTGATTAAAAGATGGGAACCTGACTCCTTTATGCCCCTCAGCCTCAATATTGTCCCAGGGTGTCAGACTTAGGCCTCAGCTAAAGTCCTGGAGCGAATGGACAGATCATAATCATCCCGCAGTTGGCTTAAAACTGGGCAGGTTGTTCAATGCTGAATGAGCTATAACAGACCTGTGTCTAGAGACAGGACTGCCCACACACAGCGCACGGCAAACCAAATGTCATCGCTGGCTATGGGAGCACATCGATGTTCATGGTCTCGTCATCCACACAATGTCGCTTCCATCCCACAATGGTCATTTCAATTTGAAAAGGCATGAACAGCCCACTGGTTCCTTCATGTGCTTTTAGGGAACAGAACCTACCTGCCTTACCCAGCCTGCCTATCTGCGTCCAGTCCCACACTGGCAAGTGCCTCCTGTCAAGCCGCTGTGTATCAAACTGCTTTGGGACAACAAGCAATGGGCCAGAGATGCTGGCCATGCCAGTGTCATCCACATCTTGAGAATGAAGAAAACAATCACGTGGTCACTTCAGATCCCATCACAGAGGTGGGAGACCCTGGGCTGCTGGTGAAGGCAGGTAGTGTCTGGCCCCCCACACTGTCGCACACGGCTTTAGATATCTTTCATCACACCCGTCACTGGGGACTCACTTCACATGCTGGGTTTCACTGCAGGAGTTGGGGTGTGACTGTGAGGTGATTGTCCCCAGTGTCTCATCACAGCAGCAGCGAGTTGATAGACCAGACCTGCACAGAGGGAAGAGTAGGAGATGTGGAGCGTGATATCCCACCCACGCCTCTCTGCCTTTCCCCAGGATCTCATTGATTCTGACGAGCTGCTGGACGAAGATGATTTAAGGAAGCCTGACGCAGCCTCGCTCCGAGCCATGGACTGTGGAGACAGCAAGAAAAAGAAACGTGCCTGCAAAAACTGGTCAGTATTCCACACTCCTGCAACGGTACGCGAGTGTCAGGATCACCGTGCTGGTGTCCCGAACACCCACACCCCGGCCTCGTCTTCCCCCGCCCCCtcgtctcccccctcccacaccccgccccctcgtctccccctcccacaccccgccccctcgtctcccccctcccacaccccgccccctcgtctcccccctccacaccccgccccctcgtctcccccctcccacaccccgccccctcgtctccccctcccacacccgccCCCtcgtctcccccctcccacaccccaccccctcgtctcccccctcccacaccccgccccctcgtctcccccctcccacaccccgccccctcgtctccccctcccacaccccgccccctcgtctccccctcccacaccccgccccctcgtctcccccctcccacaccccgccccctcgtctccccctcccacaccccgccccctcgtctccccctccacaccccgccccctcgtctccccctcccacaccccgccccctcgtctccccctcccacaccccgccccctcgtctccccctcccacaccccgccccctcgtctccccctcccacaccccgccccctcgtctccccctcccacaccccgcccCCTCGTCTCCCCCCTTCCACACCCCGCCCCCTCGTCTCCCCCCTTCCACACCCCGCCCCCTCGTCTCCCGCCCCCTCgtctcccccccgcaccccgccccctCGTCTCCCCCCTCCCGCACCCCGCCCCCTCGTCTCCCGCACCCCCGCCCCCTCGTCTCCCCCTCCCGCACCCCGCCCCCTcgtctcccccccccgcaccccgccccctcgtctcccacaccccgccccctccctcaccccaccccctcgtCTCCCGTATCCCGGCCCTCGTCTTCCCCCCTCCCGTACCTCGTCTCCCCCTCCCGTACCCCGGCCCtcgtctcttccccccgccccctcatcTCCCGTCCCCtcgtctcccccccccgtcccctcgtcttcccccccgtcccctcgtcttcccccccgtcccctcgtcttcccccccgtcccctcgtcttcccccccgtcccctcgtcttcccccccgtcccctcgtcttcccccccgtcccctcgtcttcccccccgtcccctcgtcttcccccccgccccctcgtcttcccccccgccccctcgtcttcccccccgtcccctcgtcttcccccccgtcccctcgtcttcccccccgtcccctcgtcttcccccccgtcccctcgtcttcccccccgtcccctcgtcttcccccccgtcccctcgtcttcccccccgtcccctcgtcttcccccccgccccctcgtcttcccccccgccccctcgtcttccccccgtcccctcgtcttcccccccgccccctcgtcttcccccccgccccctcgtcttcccccgccccctcgtcttcccccccccccccaccccacccctgctccctcgtctcccccctcccacaccccggccctcgtcttcccccccctccccctctcccctctcccctcccacaccccggccctcgtctcccccccaccccctcatctcTTTTCCCTCGCCCCCCCGCCGGCTGTGTGTTGTGTCAGGTTAATTACGTGTTGGTGAGGCTGTGGTTTCCAGCACATCTGCGGATTTGACTGAAAAGTAACTCCCCGTGTCTGTCTTTCAGCACGTGTGGGCTGGCAGAAGAGCTGGGGGGCAAAGGACCCAAAGATGTGAAGACGCTGCAGATGAAATCATCCTGTGGAAGTGTGAGTATCACCAAAGCACCCAATCTTTCTCCAGCATCCAATTACAAAACACAGGAATCCAGCGTGTGCCAGGGCTGCCAGTGCCGTTattttttattgcccatccctaatttccctttacctctgccttgctaggccatttcacagggcagtctggagtcacatataggcccgagAAGGTATGGATGGcagattagtgaaccagatgggttttatacTGTCGTTTCATGCTAGTTTTTTAAATTCCAAATTCATTGACTTATGCCCCAGCTtccgtggtgggatttgacctcatgtctccagatcatcaaCCCAGGCCTCCGGACGACtggtcccgtaacataaccactgtgcaaccATATCGTTCGACCACTGACCCTTTCCCCCGGTGTTACACTGACCCTTTCCCCCAGTGTTACACTGaccctttccctctgtctctgtgtgGTTATACTGGTACTTTCCGTAAATCCTTAGCATTCCCCCTGGCACTGCCCTGTATGTTGTCTGTCGTGTTCTTTCAGTTAGTTATGTTGACAGTATTGCGTGCTCCTCTGTTGCAGTGTTACCTGGGCGATGCCTTCCGCTGTGCCAGCTGCCCGTACATGGGAATGCCAGCCTTCAAACCCGGCCAACAAATCCTGTTGTCTGACAACACCCTCATTGACgcctgatgtgtggaatggttggaGAATCCGTGTGATGCCGTGTCCCACAGGCCGTGCAATCTGGGGGAGTCTGTCCCATCCCAACACTCGCATATTTGCTCTCGGCTCAACCAGATTGGTGAACCGATGTCTGGATTTTATACTCAGAATGGCACTGCAATCTCATTCCTTGCTAGATTATGTTTATTTGCAATATATGTCAAGGGGTTTACTGAGGGAGGGGAAATAAATAGTGATTATCTGCAGCTGGTGCTGTGTGCTGCCGCGATCGAATCCTGCTGCCAGTCTCCCATTATCTGTACCCCTCCCCCTGGGGACTGTGGCCCCTCCccctggggggagggaggaggaggagggagtgtcctgggggagggggggactgggggctatgggggggtgggggagtgcggattctgagggactgctgtgTTAGAGCTGCTTCGGTGCGGGGGATCGGTCCTGCCTAACAATGAGCCACACGAGACCCCAAGACGGGCACAACTTCATTTATTGTTGCCTGCGCTTGGACATTCTAGGTTATAGACATATCTCACTGTTTGCTCAAGTCCTGTGGGAGCAAATATTACAGAAACTCCCAGGAACCAGCGGAGAACTACATGGAACAAAGCTTCGGGGAAGCACCCTAGGGAAACCCAGTTCTGGGAAATACCTGAaagccaaaaataaatgtgccagttATGAAAAATTCGAGGAAGGCGAAGGATTGCTGAAAGCGCAGAGCAATGGCACCGTGTTGGCTCCTCCAGTTGTGATTTCGCGAGTGTTACTGATGCTATGCTTGGTGAGGTCTGGGCTCTACATGGCTCCTGCAAGATCTTCTAGCTCTGCTCAAAACGTTTCTTCAAGATGCTCAGTGCTTTTTGCATCCATATCTCCTTCGGGTCAACGCAAATCTCCAAGTCCCCTTTAGTCTTGAACCTGCACAGAGAACAGAGGTCAGAATGCGGGGTGAGGGGACAGGGTCCCAGTGCAACATTCACGGTAAAATCCCCTCTCTGAATTAGGGTCGACAACTCTCTTtgatacagtgtagagggagcttttctctgaacctaatcccctgtacctgccctgggagtgtttgatgggacagtgcagagggagctttactctgtatctaacccatgctgtacctgccctgatgaCATGAGTTTATGCATGTGTCTCCATAATATTAAAGTGGTATTTTTTTATTTCTCCCTATCTGGCACCTCTCGGGTCTCCTTGTCCCATTTACATTCTGTAGTGTGGAAATGAGACAGAGGCCATTACACATGCAGCTTCGTAGATCCCCATCAGAGGCCACAGCTTTACATTCCCAGACAAGGCGATTCACTCTGAAGTACCTCGAGACCTTTTGATTTTAGGGGGTCTCAGATCAGAATGGCGGAACAtgtttgaggagctgaatggcctcctgtacctatGATGGGAATCTGTGAGTAAACGTCgtgttatcagcaagggcagacatccacgacgagattcaacaccgcctccagtgcgccactgcaACCTTTGGTCGCCTcaggaagaccaggccctcaaatctggcaccaaactcatggtctacagggctgtagtaatacccgcccccctgtatggcacagagacatggactatgtacaatagacacctcaatccacaagagaaataccaccaacgatgtctccgcaagatcttacaaatcccctggaaggacagacgcaccaacgttagcgtcctcgtcacggccaacatcccaagcattgaagcactgaccacacttgatcagttcgctGGGcgtgccacatcgtccgcatgcctgacacgagactcccaaagccagcgctctactcggaactcctacacggcaagtgagccccaggtgggcagaggaaacgttacaggttcacccacaaagcctccttgataaagtgcaacatccccaccgacacctgggagtccctggaggaagtgcatccgggagggcgctgagcacctcgagtctcgtcgccgagagcatgcagaaatcaagcgcaggcaacggaaggagcgtgcggcaaaccagtcccacccacccttcaaccactgtctgtcccacctgtgacggactgtaatttccatattaggctgtacagccacctgagaattcatatttagagtggaagcaagtcttcctcgattttgagggactgctatgatgatggaGTGTGTCCAGTAAGTTTGCCATATTATTCCAAGCTTAGAAATAAACCCAAAGTTAGCAAT
Encoded here:
- the LOC139257030 gene encoding anamorsin-like is translated as MWSVISHPRLSAFPQDLIDSDELLDEDDLRKPDAASLRAMDCGDSKKKKRACKNCTCGLAEELGGKGPKDVKTLQMKSSCGSCYLGDAFRCASCPYMGMPAFKPGQQILLSDNTLIDA